A stretch of the Lactuca sativa cultivar Salinas chromosome 9, Lsat_Salinas_v11, whole genome shotgun sequence genome encodes the following:
- the LOC111896811 gene encoding uncharacterized protein LOC111896811, with protein sequence MMGFLKDEKSKRVLRGIRTVFFLITMIISFLIFSAPILVAVADVLLPTALFSASLSSPSDDPSFLQTLSSHLSNYDFRYSLIDIPLISIIRSGIILCVYGLCDGHGLSTTTGPYLGITTVCSVASLFFVSLKASYVFGGGSGGCGATEVALFVCSPALAIGHIVVAYRTSCRERRKLLVYKIDIEAVSTFTFKNGFQRYSKILHDARVKVKLQN encoded by the exons ATGATGGGGTTTTTGAAAGATGAGAAGAGTAAAAGAGTATTGAGAGGAATCAGAACGGTGTTCTTCTTGATAACCATGATTATATCTTTCCTCATCTTCTCTGCGCCGATACTTGTTGCCGTCGCCGACGTTCTCCTCCCAACTGCTCTGTTCTCAGCTTCACTTTCATCTCCGTCAGACGATCCTTCCTTCCTCCAAACGCTATCATCTCATTTGAGCAATTACGATTTTCGTTACTCGCTTATCGATATCCCTCTCATCTCGATAATCAGATCCGGAAtcattttat GTGTATACGGATTGTGCGACGGACATGGACTATCCACGACCACGGGTCCATACTTGGGAATAACGACGGTTTGTTCAGTAGCGTCGTTGTTTTTTGTGTCATTAAAGGCGTCGTACGTGTTCGGCGGCGGAAGTGGTGGTTGTGGAGCGACGGAGGTGGCGTTGTTTGTTTGTTCGCCGGCGTTGGCGATTGGTCACATCGTGGTGGCATATCGGACTAGTTGTAGAGAGCGACGGAAGCTTCTTGTTTACAAAATTGATATCGAAgct GTATCAACATTCACATTCAAAAATGGGTTTCAAAGGTACTCCAAGATTCTTCACGAtgcaagagtcaaagtcaaacttcaaaACTAA